CGGTCAGGGCCACAGCTTCAATCAAAAACTGCTGCAAGATGGTTCCCCGTTTGGCTCCAATGGCTTTGCGAAGGCCGATTTCTCGGGTGCGTTCGGTGACACTCACCAGCATGATGTTCATGATGCCAATGCCACCCACCAACAAGGAAAGCCCACCAATGCCGGCCAGCAAAGCCTGCAAAATCAGGGTGATCTGGTTGAATTGCTGCACAAACTGGTCCACGTTGGTCACCGAAAAAGACTCTGGGCTGCGCCGACGTTCCAGAATGGACTGCACCTGACGCTGCACCTGTTCGGTGCTGGCCTCTGGATTCAGACGGAACTGCAGGTAACCGTATTCTCCACGGTCCTGATACCCCCCCCTCCAACTGGTGGTGATGGGAATGAATCCAGAGTCTCCATTGCTGAAGAGGGCTCCGAGGTCCTGGGTCACCCCAATGACGGTGTACTCTTCGCGGTTGCCGTTGTCTCTGACGGCACGGACCACCTTGCCCACTGGACTTTCAGTGCCAAAAACCTTGCTGGCGGTTTTCTGACTGAGGACCAGCACCTGAGAAGCACTTTTCTCTTCAAAGACACTGAAGTAGCGGCCTTGAACGATTTTGGCTTCACGGGTGAGTTGGTTGAAGTTGGACCGTGTGCCCTGCACATTGACCGACACTTCTTTGTTGCGATAAGTGATGTTCAGGCTGGATCCATTGGTGGACACATCATTCATGGGCAGGCGCAGAAGGGCATCGATGTCTGCCTGCGTGAAAAGCTGGTAAGGTTTTCCAGCTTCATACACCGGTTGAATGAAAATGGTTTTTCCACCAATGTCATTCAACTGTCCAGTGATGGCCTGCGTGGCCATCTGGCCCAGAGACAGCATCGTGGACACCGCAAACACCCCGATGATCACCCCGAGCATGGTCAGGACGCTGCGCAGTTTGTTGGCAAAAATCGCCTGAAATGCCGTGGCGAGGTTTTCCAGAGCATTCATGCTTTTTCCTCCAGCCTGCCGTCCCGAAGGCGGATGATGCGTCCAGCTCTGGCCCCCACTTCATCTTCGTGGGTGACCAGCACGATGGTCCGCCCTTCCCGGTGCAGTTCATCAAACAGGGCGAGGATGTCATGGGTGCTTTTGGAATCGAGGTTTCCGGTGGGCTCGTCTGCCAGCAGCACATCGGGGTTTTGAACCAGAGCGCGCGCAATCGCCACCCTCTGCTTTTGGCCACCC
This portion of the Deinococcus misasensis DSM 22328 genome encodes:
- a CDS encoding ABC transporter permease; the protein is MNALENLATAFQAIFANKLRSVLTMLGVIIGVFAVSTMLSLGQMATQAITGQLNDIGGKTIFIQPVYEAGKPYQLFTQADIDALLRLPMNDVSTNGSSLNITYRNKEVSVNVQGTRSNFNQLTREAKIVQGRYFSVFEEKSASQVLVLSQKTASKVFGTESPVGKVVRAVRDNGNREEYTVIGVTQDLGALFSNGDSGFIPITTSWRGGYQDRGEYGYLQFRLNPEASTEQVQRQVQSILERRRSPESFSVTNVDQFVQQFNQITLILQALLAGIGGLSLLVGGIGIMNIMLVSVTERTREIGLRKAIGAKRGTILQQFLIEAVALTALGGAIGYVLSLLTIVGMAAALPSIFPQVIISPTTGIIALLVSVLTGVLFGVWPASRAAALPPIEALRYE